ACTACAGTGCGGTGTGCTGGGCAGTTATGCCATTGCTTCTATTCAAGCTGTGCTGGGTCACCCAGGCACTCCAGCCTGGCACTGCAGGGAGGGTGGCATGGGGGTGTCCTCATGGGCAGCTTGGTGGCTTGACACTGGTGTGCTGCCGTGGCTCTCCTCCTTTTGGGAGGTGAGCAGCCAACTGAGGTGGCCTGCGCTCCACACCTGCAGCGTGTTTCATGCTGCTGCTGAGTGCTTGAACTGCAAAGGAACGAATAAAACACTCGATGCTCCTGCTGTGTCTGGGAAAGTACAGAAACAACCTTCTTTTTCTAACTTTTCCCCCCTCAGTTCTtggaataaagtaaaataaaaatctgatggGTACATTGTGTTtggggcttccccccccccccccccccccccccggaaaaTACTGGACAGCTAGGTTGAATTGTTGGGGAGCTAGTACTTTCATGGCATATTCTGTATATTGCTAGCCAAAAGAAAGCTGATCAAATGAGTGTGCTGCAAGGCTAAAGTCTATTTTCCAagtgtttttattgttgttctttttagCTTACATTCAAATCCCAACACctgaaaagaagaatgaaagaaaaattgttaattattccattctgctttttctttttaaggaagtGCTCAGCCTCATGCATTTTGGTTCTTCTCAGAAGGCGAGGCTGATAACTCATGTAtgctgaagaacagaagaaaaaaagaacaaaagtagtattgggggtgggaggagaaggagaagcatCAATTTCTTCACTGTTACACAAAAGAGTCAAAAAagtcagaacttttttttttgtcccctcttTTTCTGCTCCAACCTTTCAAATTGAAGTTGAGCAtacaaaaatactgatttgactCCATTTATGCCAGCTAttgtctctgtatttttcctctgcagTGTTCTTTATGAATTGTCTTATGCCATAACTCTGGAAGGAGACTGTTATTCATAACATTATTTCAATGGAAAATAGCTTCTTTAATAGCTGTCAGATCCAAGATAAAAATGCCTTAGAGCAGATACCATAACCAGATGGGGAGAGAAGGCTTTAGGTGTGAGGTCTGTATTTTTCAAAGCACCTTAGACTTTCAGCTTCAGAAGTACATTCTCAGTTGCTTCTCTTTGCCCTTCCTGGACCCTCCAAGGCGGCTCTACAATAAAGTTTAACAGAACCAAAGCTCTGGCTTGTGGAACCAAAACTCTATGTCTGTCCACATTTTCTCTCCGTCAGAAGTCTTGAAGCACATCAACTTAAATGTTCTaccttttttccagttctcctgGTCTGGGAGCAGACATGATTAGTGTGGACTTGGGTAGGGCTGACtcaatattttaatatactgATATTCTTGTGTAGTGCACTGGATAGGATATAATTTAATAGAAGTTGGCAAGACTGGAATGTTTGGACAGAGCCAGTCCCAGCATTGCAGGAGGCGAGAATTGaagactgcattttttaaatgctgcttgtGTCCTACCCGTGGTTATCCTGCAGCAGGGAAAGGGTAATGAAATCTTTGCATACTTCTGGAGAAATGCATTAATAACAACAGTACCACAATGAGGCTTCTGTGCTTCACAGGGTGTTTACTTCACTTTACTGGCCTAAAAGCATGAGGTGTTTCGTGTCTCCTTGCattaaaagacatttcagaagaaagcagGAATGTCTGCAGCATATTCACAGACAAAAGTGTATGTGTTTGTGCATCTGCATATACTGTATCCATGTAATACAGTGACGTGATTAATATTTGCCTGAGCTACTACAGACACTGGGGAATAGTTCTTCTAATTTTAGCAATGCCCATGATCAGCTGGCCAAGGATGAGACAAGATGCCTAACAAGAGTGTTTGTACTGCCTGGTATTTACTGCAATACTTCTATGTGTGTTGGGGTGAATGGGGAAGGAATCTTTTGCTCACTTGAGGTCTCTGGGCATGAAGGCTTGCCTTTCTGGCTGAAGGACAAATAGATGCAGCTTCCTCCGAGGTTAATCTGAGGTACCTGCTTGTGTAGCACTTGGTACTTGCCCACCAAAGCTAGGGACTAAGGGCATCCGTAGTTCATCCAGGACCTAAGGGCTGAAAGGAAGAAGGGCTGCGTTCTTATCAGGTgcttattaatttcctttttattagatttttttcttttggaaccaacaaaaccatttttattgCTTGAAAACAGCCATCCATTTTGCTTTGTTCCATGCTTAACAGGCACACCCATTTTGGCCCTGAGATAGCAAAATGCACAAAGGCTTGGCGCAGCTCTTGCGCGCTGCATCAGTGTGGTGTTGGTGTTGGTAGATTGCATGCCTGATCCTTGTTTGTCTTAACATACCAAGAAACGTCTCCAGAGATCAACTCACAATACTGGGATTGTGTTGGTGGAGTGTTCACTGTGTTGTTTTAAGGAGAAGTAATAGGCAGTCAGCTCCATGTGCAGTCTCATGCTTGTGGAGCAGCAGATATGAACTGTGTCCAGGTAATGCTGCCAGCTTAAGCTGATGACCAAAGTGATTTTGTTGTGAAGACGCTGAGCTGCCTGCAGGTGTTGTGGAGAGGTTTAGTGAGGGATTCCATGtcagtgtgatttttttaaaaattattatttgatagGTTTCTGTTGAGCAATCTTAATACCAtgccaggaagaagaaagaaatctgagaTTCCAATTTCACTCTCATGACTTAACATGAGATTTGCATGTCTTTTTAGAggttttatgaatatttttacaAAGATACATTAATTCTTAAGTCCTGGGCCTTCCAAAGAGTCTGTTCCTCCCCCATCCAACACTTATGCATTGTGCCCAAGGACAGCTTACAAGAGCTGCCTGACTTCACTGGTGTAGTGATGGGAGAATTGGAGATGTTGCTGAGTGGGAAGACAAGGACCAAGACAAGCAGAGGAAAAGAACTGGGAAAAATGGGAGAAGAGGTAAAATTGATGGAGCTTGAATTTACATGGGCTGGGTGAAGTGACTAGAACCAAGCCTGGGATGAGGGGTGAGAGTATAACCAGATTTTGGCTTAGAATTGGTGCAGCAAACAAGTAAGAAGAGAAAATGGGTGAGAAATCAGAGCGTGGAAAGAAGGCAGAAAGAGACCAGAAGACTGAAGGGGATGAGGGCCAGTGTGAGAGTGGGGACAAACGTAGGGTGCAGGTGGGAAGGAAGGGTGACCAACCTAGGGCCAGGAGCTGTGGGGTGTGGAAAGGAGAGTTGTCTGTTTGCACGAAATGGAGCCAGGCTGAGACTCTGGGAACAGAGCACTAAATTTGGGAAGAAGAGTCATTCAGAGAGTATGCTCTGTCTCATTCTCTCCCTGTCAGTGGGAGTCCTGGAGACTTTTTCCCTGCCAGATATTCAGGCAGTCCTGCTGGAAGGAGCTATGTGTGCTTCAagtatgtgtgtatgcatgtatttttGCTTCCACTCTGGTATTTAGATGGCTATTTTGGGTGCATCTATAAGTAAATACCACAGCATACAGACACTCTGGTCTTTCAGCAGAAACATGTGGTCTGAGGGGGTTGTTTGTGTCTGCTGAACAGTCTGTCCACACTGCAGGACCGAGATACCAATGTGCACAGGTCAGCCCCGCTTCTGTGGCTCTCACATGcgcctgcctgtgtctgtgtctccaTCCTGTTCTTTTCCCGTGCCGGGGAAGGTAGGTTTTCCCTGAGCAGCATCCTTCTGTCTACTGCTGGGGGTGTCCTGTGGTAGCCAAAAGCGTAAAGGATCCTCTTGAAAGCAGTCATACTGTCTGTAGACAAAGCTTTTCTTAAGCATGCTAAGGAAACTGGAAAAACaggaggtttttttgctttgtcccCCCTTCTTCTAAACCTTTTCAGTACAGCATTAAGTCACTTCCTGTAGTTGCAGTAAGTCGAGAGTTCtattcccaccccccccccggttAATGTTCCTTTAAGAGGACGCGGCTTTCAAACCTCGCCTTTTTAAAACGAAGCAGGGAGCTGAATTCGCTTCCAGCCACGGTAGCAGACTGCTGCGCCCCGtgggccgggcgggcgcggcggcggggggcgccggggggaCCCCGcacctcggggcggggggggtgggggggcggcccggggggagggagggaagggtcGCTGGCGGAGctgggcggcgcggccggggctgCGCGGTTGCGGGCGGCTCTTCTTTATGGGGTGAAGGAGGAGAGCGCCGAGAGGGAGGCAGCGCTTCGGCGTGTGACACATGAAGCTGGGGCAGCCATACGTGGCTAGAAAATTTGCAGTGCGGGGGCAGAGGCATGTGGCTAATTCAGGTAACCGGAAAGCTGGCTTTTATTATTCCTCCAGCTCATAACTCGCaacagttgttttttccttttcttttttttcccctttattttccTCAAGTGGGACGGGAGAAGCGGGTTGTATAGCAGCGCTGCGTATAAATAGCCCGAGCAAGCCCAGCGGATCTGGAGAAGTTTTATTTAGATTGCTTTGGGGACAGGCGAGCCCTGTGTCCGGAGGGTAGACAGGTTTTCCTCGCGTGCGAGGCGACAGTGCCCCTCGGCAGTGGGGTTCGGGACCCTGCGGGAAGGAGTCCCGCTGCCcgtctgggtgctggggggctccgtgctttttaaaatgaaacaggcGGAGGCACTGGTGGAAGTAACGTGACTGAGGTGAGAGCGAACTGGTATTGCTGCTCTTGCGGCAGCAGTTCCCAAAGCCGTAATACAGCTGCAGATCTGAGTAAAGTCTAATGGCATCGGTTGCGTAAGGAGCAGGGTCGGAGTTCCCATCGCCTGCTCGAATGCACCCTCTGGAGAAGTTGGTCTCGGGATGATTCGTGTGGTACGTTGTAATCCTGTGATCTTTACGTGACAGCACAGGGGGTGTGAAAGCTTGGTGTGACACGGGAAGACTGGAGGGATTCGGGGAAAGACAGCTTTGAGCTACTAGCTGTGCCACGTCTCTGCCCCTTTGTTAACAGAGGTtatctgtgtgtatgcatgtgtacaCATTTATGTGGGTATGCACTTCTCAGCATTTGAAAACCTACTgattaactttttaaaagttaatcGGGATTTAGTGTTGAGGGTCAGTCAGCGGAAAGCTGGTCTGcatgctgagctgcagcagcagtttctGCCTCCGGCTTGCTGTGAGCACCCATCTTTCTGTGCTTGTGTTTCAGCGTGTAGTTTGCTGAGACATAGTTTCTTTTCCAatgttgattttgtttcttcttttccagaaaaagagGAAGCTATTATAAAtggagaagatgaaaaagaacGGAAAGACCCCTATTTTGTGGAAACACCTTACGGCTACCAGCTAGACTTGGATTTTCTGAAGTATGTGGATGATATACAAAAGGGGAATACCATTAAGAAACTAAACATCcgaaagaaaaggaaagctgtaCAAGCCTCGGCGGGTACCAAGAACTCTGGTGGCCAGTGCGGTGGCTGGACCTCCACGGAGTCTCTCTCTTCATCAAACAGTGATGAGAATAAGCAGTCTTGTTTGGCAGCGAGGAGTCAAGTAACCTCGTCCATTGCTGCAAGACCCTCAGTTTCCTTTGAAGCATCTCCTTCCTACTTAACGGTGCCTGAGAGTAAgcagcttcctcctccctccccccagcctcctcggCATAACCTCCATGTAACAAAAACCCTCATGGAGACGCGGAGGCGACTTGAGCAGGAGAGGATGATGCAGGTCACGCCTGGAGATGTCCGCAGGCCCCGGCTTTCCAGCTTTGGAGGCATGGGCTCCACAAGCTCCCTCCCCTCTTTTGTGGGATCCAGCGGGTATGGTCACGTGTCTCAGCAGCTGCAGAATGGGTATCAGGGGAACGGTGACTATGGCGCCTGCTTCAGCTCCTCCTTGGGCAGTTCCATTCGTCATAGCCCCATGAGCTCAGGAATATCTACACCAGTCACCAACGTGAGCCCAGTGCATCTGCAGCACATCAGGGAGCAAATGGCAGTTGCCCTCAAGCGTCTCAAGGAGCTTGAGGAGCAAGTCAAGACCATTCCTGTGCTGCAGGTCAAAATTTCAGTATTACAGGAAGAGAAGAGGCACATGATGGCCGAACTCAAAAACCAAAGGAAAGCCACTCAAAATGACATGTATGGTTTCAGAAAGCGATCCTACAGTGCAGGAAATGCCGAGCAGTGGGAACACATGTCTCAGGTAAGAAGAGGTGGAGAACTGTATATAGATTGTGAGGAAGAGGTGGAGAGTGTGGAGCAGAGCTCTCAGCGAATAGAGGAGTTCAGACAGCTGACTGCTGAGATGCAAGccctggagaaaaaaatccaggataGCAACTATGAAAGTCCATCAAACCTTCGGGAGAACAGAGAAAGCCTGACAAAAGAAGCCCGATCTGTTGCTGTAGGTGCTGATGAAAACATGAACGATGTGGTTATATACAACAGATCTGCGAGGCAACACAAAGAAGTAGCTGTGgggacagagaaagaaatgagagagTCTGGGGTTGGGGTGACAGAGGCTATGCTTGGCTTGTCTACAGAGGTTGAGAAAGAGATAGAGCTTCAGCAGCAGACAATTGAAGCCCTTAAGGAGAAGATTTACAGACTAGAGGTTCAGTTAAAGGAAACGACCCATGACAGGGAAATGACTAAATTaaagcaggagctgcaggcagctgggtcTAGGAAAAAAGTGGATAAAGCCATGATGGCTCAGCCTTGTGTTGTCAGCAGGATGGTGGAGGCCATCATACAAACAAGAGACCAAAGGGTGGGAGACCATGTGGATGTTGCCGATTCGTCGGTGGGAAACCACCTGCAGATGAGCAGCGTTGGCACCTCCTGCAGACCTGCTGTGCGGAGTGCAGCTGCAGGCCCCGAGCTGCTGATGAGCCAATGGCTGGTGAGGGAGAGGGCAGAGGTGCGAGACCAGGGCACAGGGAGGTCCATTGAGCTGCATGATAAGGCAGTGGGCACAGCAACAAGCGTCTGTGAGACAGGTGTCAACACAGAGGAGCCAGCAGGTGTGCCGAGCCCCCGCCGGATGGCGCGGTTGGTTGGGGCGGTGAGGTCTGTGGGCTGTGGGGATTGCTCAGTGGATGTGGTGGTTTGCACCCCCAAGGAGCACGTGTCCCGCGAAACAACAACTGAGGCTGTGCCCAGGGCAGAGGCGATGGTGATGGCTGTGCCTTCTATGGCTAGCCAGCAAACCAGCACTATTTTGGAGATGGTGAGCCAATGCACTGGCACGGAGATGGCCTTGCTGGCAGACTGTGGGACAAACACCACTCTGAGCAGCTGCGATAAACAGACCAACACTGAGAGTGTGGAGACACGGAGCGTGGCAGTAGGAGATGGCCGGGTGAAGGACATACGTGCATCTGCTAAAACGCGTTCGGTTGGAGTGGGCACCTTGCTCACTAGTCACCCTGGCTTTGAAAAGCCCTTGGCAATAAAAACCAAAGACTGTGGTGTTGGGCAGATAAACGTTTATGAGAACTACCTGGTTGGCCTTAAAATGAGGAGCATTGCCTGCGGACCCCCTCCATTGCCGGTTGTGCCGGCTGGCACCAGGAGCATTGGTGTTGGTGGAGAGTCTGTGTGTGAGCCGGTGAGTAGTCTGTTGGAAAGCCCTCTGCCTCCACCTGAGCTGAGGACAGGCTTGGATCACTACATCGAGCGCgtgcagaagctgctgcaggaaCAGCAGATGCTGCTTGCTGAAAATTACAGTGAACTGGCAGAAGCCTTTGGGGAGCCCCACTCCCAGATTGGATCTCTCAATTCACAGCTCATCAGCACCCTCACCTCCATCAACTCGGTCATGAAATATGCCAGCACAGAGGAGCTGCAAGGCCTGGACCTTCAGAAGCAGTGCCTGGAAAGAAGCACCACATCAGGTAAGCCCAGCGTACAGCACGCATTTGTCTGCTCCTTGCCAGAGCTGCAGGTCAGTCACCTGCCAGGCTCTCGCTTAGTCTGGAAGCAAGTGTGTAATCCTCCCCAGTGAAACGCAGAACATAATGTTGTTGCTGGACATGCCTGCTGATTATTCTCTTCAGCCCACCACTGGTAACTGAAAAACCAGAGGTGGTTTTATCTTCTCCCAGTCCAGCAGACTGAAGGGCCTCATCATGATGATGGCTCTGTTCCATGCAAGAGAGGTATCTAAAAGTATTCAGGGTTTGACTGCCATGCAGTTTGACTCCATTTTATAACTTTAAGAATATTCAAGGTTAATGCCAGCGGGTTTGGAATTCTGTCCTTCCTTTAAACTTGGCATGCAATTTTTGCAAACTACGGTGTCAGATTTGACAGAGTTGAAAGTCACATCCAACATCTGCATCAAACTGACTTGTTTCCACAGATGTTTCCCTGGATTTTGTAGTATTCCTTCCACTGCCTTCTTTCCTTGTGTTTCTCAGCCAGAGAGCTGTGGGGTGCTTTCCCTGTTCCAGCAGGGCTGATTGCTTTATAGTAGGCAACTCCAGAGCGCTTCACAGCAACCACATCTTGACTCTTTTCTGTTCCAGTAACTGTTGGTCCTAATCCCTAATTACAGCATCATGTTTGAAAGGTATAAGCTGTAATTACTGCTGGAGGTTTTGGTGACACTCAGGAAAGGCAAGAATTGTGATTTAAATACTCCTTGCATTTTCTTTACTAACTTTAAAACATATACCATTAATTTGAAGGATTTCTTTATTCCCTGGGGTAAAGTTgtgtactttttttatttttactatttttggGTGTCTAATAGTCTACTTTAAAACTTAGACATTTTTTCTAATACCTTATCAGTGAATCCAAACACATTACTATTAAATTTATAAACATTAGCTTACTGAAAACCAGTATGTAATGCCTAACAGTGACTGTTAGATACTGTCTTCAGTTATACAGTGACTGAAACAAGGTTAGGGAAATGGGAGAAACTTGCACAAATTCATGTGTATCGTGGGTGCTGAATTGGAAAAAAACTTCCACGTAAATACTGTTTAATGTCAACACAATATTATTGACTAATGCACTGCTATATAAAGCTCTTGCAGCTTATTTACTGTCTTAAAATTTACCTATTTTTGTTAAAAGGCAGCTTGGTAAATCTGATTCTTCTCAATATTCATGTGCTAAATGGAACCATCCATTAAATGAGCTGAAGTAAAAATTTCAGCTTCCCATAGTAAAGCAATAAGCAACATTTATGTAGCGGTAAAGAAAACATACGATACCCTGTCAGTTTACATGCAGTATGATACTACATATTTGATATTATTATCCTTCTGGTATGCACTTTATATTTTGGGCTTCTTACAAGTAATGGTACTATAATAACAAGAGTATCTAGCAGACACCAGAAGTATCCTTAAAAACAGTGAACCAGAATTTTCACTAGCTGTAAATCCTCAACTCCTTCTCCTGCTTTTACTACACAGTATCAAATGTGTAGTCTAGAGACTTGAAAGTAGACAGGGGTGAAGCAATGGATCATATTTTACTAAGGATGTTCTTACTTGGATTCAGATTTCACGTTCTTCATAAAAttattctggaatatttttattttaacttgtaATGCCATTATCTTTAGCTGCGGATGCTGAGTGtaaaatctctttatttttagtCCCTGGTGAGAACTACATGCCAGGACTGCATGCATAAATCAAGCTCTGGACTATAACAGTTTAGACCCATGGAGAAGTGGAGTGGGAAGGGGGTCATAAgcctgaaatgtttttccttctctttcaattaattttgaaaatactgtctTCCCTACATTTATCTGTTGGTCCTCCTGCCTGTTCCTGTGGTTTTACAGATtttgtgttacttttttctgtaGAAGGATTTTGCTGAATGAAGCACTAACTTAAATTAAGCACTGGAACtaataaagcattttcttttcccatgcaTCAGTATCGCATGATAGCTTGTGAGTTCTTAGTAAGTCTTTCCTCACATTTAGGTCTCTTGCATGTGGCTTTTCAGGTGTCTTGTGTGTGAACTCAACCAGCACACCTTTTTTGAGGCCTGGCATCTCAGTCTGATTTCTCTAAAGCttgaataaatacaaaaatcctTCAGAGCACTGAGTCTCTAGTCCAGTTTGGTTAAAATGAGCAATCAGATTTAAGTTATTGAAAGAATCATGACTATGCAAGCCTTGGTTTCTtagaaaaacagcctgaaaataGAGGCAGAAGCCTCTGCTTTCAGATTAGCAGCAGTAGTGTcgtctttaatattttattcgAAGAGCATCCTTAGCGCCTCTTAGAGACCAGGTCCTTTTCAGGCAAAAATACCTGAGCTGGCTTTAAGGTGTGTGATTTGGGTGCCAGTTTGCCATGTTAAAGGGTTAGTGGTCCATACTGCTTCTGATACCTGAGGTAGCACATCAGTCAAATTCTCAGCTTTACAGATCTTTCTCCCTGCTAGtgctggggagatggggatgTGCTGCAGGGGCATCTGCCATCTCACAGCCCCTGACACACTTTGTGGCAGGTGATGGAGATGCAGGCATGAGAGCTGGAGGCGGCTGAGCGGAACACGGGCTGGCTCTGCAGCTGGCATCCTCAGATGCAAGCCAAGTGGACCTCTGAGGTGATCTCTGAACTGGGCCTATTAGCAATTAGTATATTGCTTGTTGCAAAGTAAACACCTCTGCTTCTGTAACCAAGCAACTCCTATTTACATATGCACTGTCTTTCGGAAGCCCTAGTGACGTGGGGGAAATCAGACCTACTGGACAGACAAGCCAATTTCCACTCTGCAAAGTCAGATTAGCTAGCATTGGCACCCTGTTTGCTTCCAGCTGGGTCATGTGGATGTGGGTGACAAACCTAGATGCTAACTGATCCTTATTCTTAGACCAGACAGCATGTAAGAGGACTAAGAGAGCACATTCAGGTTCTCTGTTTATTGTCACAGAATTTTTGAGAAGTTTCAGTAAGTTACATTTGAGTTCACATGTGATGTGTTTTGCAGAATATCAGCCAGAGGTCTAACGGGTTTTAATTACATGGACTTTTCACAAGTCTTGTAGATGGATGTCTTTCACAGGCAAGGAGTTTGCAAGGGttgtatttaaaaacaactgCTCTACTGTTGCCCTGAAAAGTTACCTGACATATTTGACCTGAAAATGCATGGTTATTTTGCCTCAGTGATCCAAAGGAGTGTCAGTTTTACAGTCACTTTTTAGAGCAATCCTGACTGAGCATCTCAGTGGAAGTATTACACTAATCGTCATGAGGAAGGAGGCAACTTCTTGAATTAATACTCGAGGGAGTGAAAGGAAGTGGGAAGCAAGTGGTGTCGCAAAGTCTCGGGGGTTAGGAAAACATGATGTGTCATTTGGTGAAAAGATCTTTCAAGGTTTTCAACTTTTAACTTTCACCCAGAGCTAGGGAGGCAGGCTTGAGGGATGATGGAAAGAATGAAGGAATGGCGGTGGTGCAAAAAGCTCCTGGTTGTTCAGGTGTGTAGGACTAAATGAGGTATTTTGGCCATGGTTGTCTGTCTCTGTGTCATCATTTATaatgcaaaaccagcagaaaattgGAGAAGTCCGTTTTCTCTTAACAGGTCTTCAGTCTGAGAAAGTTTGTAGCCTTTTCTCTCAAAGACTGTGTAGCTTGATGAGATGGTAGTCCCCCTCCTGGCAGCATGGACCACACTAGTGCAGTTGAAGACTTGAGGCTTGGCTGAGGCTCAGGAGCTGGTGCTGTTTATCGCACAGGCATGTCTGTGGACCTTGCAAAGCTGTGGGCTGCTACTAATCGCACTGGTTGTCTACATCTAGGCAACTGAATGAAGCCCTCAGCTTCAACTCTGCCACAGATGCAGGCCTTAATCACCAGGTTAAGTTTCTGTACAGATGTGCTTGTTTGTGTAACAAACAGGATCCATCCATCTCTCTGCTGAGGAGAGGGTGACTCACATGTGTGAAGCATTTTTTGTATTCCCTGGAAGGTGGTGCATGATGCAGAATGGTCATGCAGATAGTCCCATGTGTGTATGCCAGATGAGTACTGTTTATTTACATGTGTCTGGCTGGCACCTCAAAGTATACAGTGCCTCATCTGTGTTTTTTGTATGGTAGGTGGTATATATTGACCTGCTAGTTGTTACAACATATAAAGCTCAAACACCTATGTTGTTCAAAAATGGTAGCAACCTCTATCTTAGGAGCTGAGGTGTTCAGTAggtgtttcttctgttttaaataccCATCCAGTTATATCAGAAGAGAAGCAGAGACCAGGTCAGTAATTGTCCTATAAAGACGTTATTAAAGTGAAACTCCATAAACCTCTTTAAAGAGGTTTGACATGCCTTCCCTGGTCATGTGTTAACACAAGCTTATTACTATTATCGTTATTATCATTAGaatatttgctgttttcattctgtgGCAGCACTACATGGAGTGTTTGAATATGAAAGCTGCTCTGTGTTCTCATTTCTGCTTCAGTTAATAAGGAGTGTAATTTGCCAcagtataaataattttttctttcatatctaTTGCTGCTTTTAGAGAATGGCAAGCTCCAGCCTGCTAGCCTGTCAGTTAGAGTGACTTTGGTAAAACCCCATTTCTCTCCCCACACTGTGGCAGAAGGACATGATGTTCAGGCACTGAACTTTGTTCAGTTCAACTCCCATGGTAACAGGcacatttatgaatatttaatGGCAGGAGATTCCCATTTTTCCAAGGAAGTGTTGTCATATTTCAGCAACAATAAAGCATCAGCTGAGAAGATCAACTGCTcataaatgagaaaggaaaaaaaagctcgGACATGACCTTCCTGCTGTGTCCAGTATCATGAGATGCTTTGATCCACCACTCATCAGGGAAACGAAAGATGGCTTTCACGAAGCTTCACGTGCAGTtgtcttggaaaagaaaacatttcataaataaGATTATTAGCTGTTTCACAGATGTGTAATTTTTTGTGTTCAATCTTATTCAATTAAAGGAATTAGTTTTGACTTCCAGTTTCCACAAACTGGCTTCACAAGCTAGTTTGAGGATGGAAAGCAGCTTCTCAATACACAGAAAATGGTTAAAGCAAGAGTGAAAATGAAACTGAGATTGTTCTTGCAATCCTGTTAAAGGAGCTGTCCTGTTAGAATGATCCTTTTTTGTGGAGCCAAATTGTAGTTGCAACATTTACCCACCTGGGCCCCAAGTGAATCGGGCTTCTGTTGTTTTATTATATAAAAGGTTCATGTGTGGCAggttttattctgaaattttaagTTCACTGACTTTTAACCTAGAATAGCTCAAAAGTACCTTTTGAAATGAAACTATTCTTAGTCTTCTGAAGGTAACACATTTATCAGGTGGATGGATTAGTATCAGTCGTTGTAAATGTTTAAACATAACATGTTTGCTCATCACTGCCTTTTTATTTACCttagaatgtttttttcttcagcagttcTGATGTGTAGACCAAATGGAAAGtggattaaaaattatttatatgaaaaaataactttataaGGATAAAACAATATGATTTAAGACCTCTGGAGAAGACTTTGTGTTCTTCAGTTACAGTCATTTCATAGGAAGACTGTTGCTACTGTGAAGAAATCCTGCAGTgtgaaaaagaagtatttgcTTGCTGTATGTGCACCAGACAACATTTATGCACTGTCTTTAATGGGGAGTGTATAAGTTGCATCATTGTCTGTTATAAACATATTGTGCAAATAAATGCTTGCACTGATcaacaggttaaaaataaaatctct
The Strix uralensis isolate ZFMK-TIS-50842 chromosome Z, bStrUra1, whole genome shotgun sequence DNA segment above includes these coding regions:
- the KANK1 gene encoding KN motif and ankyrin repeat domain-containing protein 1 isoform X2; translated protein: MAYPANTNGSATEKEEAIINGEDEKERKDPYFVETPYGYQLDLDFLKYVDDIQKGNTIKKLNIRKKRKAVQASAGTKNSGGQCGGWTSTESLSSSNSDENKQSCLAARSQVTSSIAARPSVSFEASPSYLTVPESKQLPPPSPQPPRHNLHVTKTLMETRRRLEQERMMQVTPGDVRRPRLSSFGGMGSTSSLPSFVGSSGYGHVSQQLQNGYQGNGDYGACFSSSLGSSIRHSPMSSGISTPVTNVSPVHLQHIREQMAVALKRLKELEEQVKTIPVLQVKISVLQEEKRHMMAELKNQRKATQNDMYGFRKRSYSAGNAEQWEHMSQVRRGGELYIDCEEEVESVEQSSQRIEEFRQLTAEMQALEKKIQDSNYESPSNLRENRESLTKEARSVAVGADENMNDVVIYNRSARQHKEVAVGTEKEMRESGVGVTEAMLGLSTEVEKEIELQQQTIEALKEKIYRLEVQLKETTHDREMTKLKQELQAAGSRKKVDKAMMAQPCVVSRMVEAIIQTRDQRVGDHVDVADSSVGNHLQMSSVGTSCRPAVRSAAAGPELLMSQWLVRERAEVRDQGTGRSIELHDKAVGTATSVCETGVNTEEPAGVPSPRRMARLVGAVRSVGCGDCSVDVVVCTPKEHVSRETTTEAVPRAEAMVMAVPSMASQQTSTILEMVSQCTGTEMALLADCGTNTTLSSCDKQTNTESVETRSVAVGDGRVKDIRASAKTRSVGVGTLLTSHPGFEKPLAIKTKDCGVGQINVYENYLVGLKMRSIACGPPPLPVVPAGTRSIGVGGESVCEPVSSLLESPLPPPELRTGLDHYIERVQKLLQEQQMLLAENYSELAEAFGEPHSQIGSLNSQLISTLTSINSVMKYASTEELQGLDLQKQCLERSTTSGATLEYIPHGQLANAHLTSNLRTLKLEQDIAPTQEERKTPLVEAVRGRKSFSSQDKTLTPINLTDDQLASGLYVCTNNESTLKSIMKKRDGKKDLSNTKKNLQFVGINGGYETTSSDDSSSEESSSSDSEEECEGHEYPHSRHTEEGQPTSCAPEVCAVGPEKDSPPPECEAEEVEIRERYELSEKMLSACHLLRNNIDDPKALTNKDVRFCLNTIQHEWFRVSSQKSAVPEMVGDYITAFEEVSPAVLRHIINMADGNGNTALHYSVSHSNFEIVKLLLDANVCNVNHQNKAGYTPIMLAALAAVEAEKDMRIVEELFSCGDVNAKASQAGQTALMLAVSHGRIDMVKALLACGADVNIQDDEGSTALMCASEHGHVEIVKLLLAQPGCNGTLEDNDGSTALSIALEAGHKDIAVLLYAHVNFSKTQSPGTPRLSRRTSPGPTHRATFE